The following are from one region of the Streptomyces changanensis genome:
- a CDS encoding TetR/AcrR family transcriptional regulator: protein MTTTRPMRADARRNHERLLDVARAAFAEHGTDAALEDIARRAGVGIGTLYRHFPNRHALMNAVFQDAVTALLARSRELAEADEPCTALVAWLRAIVTHAGEYRGLARALLAVSSDPGSALSGCSVPLREAGARLLVRAQEAGAVRRDVSIGDLMQLTNAIALAAEQAPTDPDLADRLLTLTLRGLKP from the coding sequence ATGACGACGACCCGGCCGATGCGCGCCGACGCCCGCCGCAACCACGAGCGCCTGCTGGACGTGGCGCGCGCGGCCTTCGCGGAGCACGGCACGGACGCGGCACTGGAGGACATCGCGCGGCGGGCGGGCGTCGGCATCGGCACGCTGTACCGCCACTTCCCGAACCGCCACGCCCTGATGAACGCGGTGTTCCAGGACGCCGTGACGGCCCTGCTCGCCCGGTCGCGCGAGCTGGCGGAGGCGGACGAGCCGTGTACGGCGCTGGTGGCGTGGCTGCGCGCGATCGTCACCCACGCTGGCGAGTACCGGGGCCTGGCGCGGGCGCTGCTGGCGGTGTCGTCCGACCCGGGCTCGGCGCTGTCGGGGTGCAGCGTGCCGCTGCGGGAGGCGGGCGCGCGCCTCCTGGTCCGCGCGCAGGAGGCGGGCGCGGTACGGCGGGACGTCTCGATCGGCGACCTGATGCAGCTGACGAACGCGATCGCCCTGGCGGCGGAGCAGGCGCCGACGGACCCGGACCTCGCGGACCGCCTCCTGACCCTGACCCTACGGGGCCTCAAGCCCTGA
- a CDS encoding acetyl/propionyl/methylcrotonyl-CoA carboxylase subunit alpha, which translates to MRKVLIANRGEIAVRVARACRDAGIASVAVYADPDRDALHVRAADEAFALGGDTPAASYLDIAKVLQAAEDSGADAVHPGYGFLSENAEFAQAVIDAGLIWIGPPPQAIRDLGDKVAARHIAQRAGAPLVAGTPDPVSGADEVVAFAREHGLPIAIKAAFGGGGRGLKVARTLEEVPELYDSAVREAVAAFGRGECFVERYLDRPRHVETQCLADQHGNVVVVSTRDCSLQRRHQKLVEEAPAPFLTDEQNAQLYRASKAILKEAGYVGAGTVEFLVGNDGTISFLEVNTRLQVEHPVTEEVTGIDLVREMFRIADGEELGYDDPPVRGHSFEFRINGEDPGRGFLPAPGTVTRFSPPSGPGVRLDAGVESGSVIGPAWDSLLAKLVVTGATRRQALERARRALAEFHVEGMATAIPFHRAVVADPAFAPEEGPFTVHTRWIETQFVNEIPPFTAPADTEAEDEETTGRETVVVEVGGKRLEVSLPSSLGMSLARTGLAAGAKPKRRAKRKSAAAASGDTLASPMQGTIVKVAVEEGQEVKEGDLIVVLEAMKMEQPLNAHRAGTVKGLSAEVGASVTSGAPICEIKD; encoded by the coding sequence GTGCGCAAGGTGCTCATCGCCAACCGTGGCGAAATCGCTGTCCGTGTCGCCCGTGCCTGCCGGGACGCCGGGATCGCCAGCGTAGCCGTCTACGCAGATCCGGACCGGGACGCCCTGCACGTCCGTGCGGCGGACGAGGCGTTCGCCCTGGGCGGTGACACCCCGGCGGCCAGCTATCTGGACATCGCGAAGGTGCTCCAGGCAGCCGAGGACTCGGGGGCGGACGCCGTCCATCCGGGGTACGGCTTCCTGTCGGAGAACGCCGAGTTCGCCCAGGCCGTCATCGACGCCGGTCTCATCTGGATCGGCCCGCCGCCGCAGGCCATCCGCGACCTCGGCGACAAGGTGGCGGCCCGTCACATCGCCCAGCGCGCCGGCGCGCCGCTGGTGGCCGGTACGCCCGACCCGGTGTCCGGCGCGGACGAGGTCGTGGCGTTCGCCCGGGAGCACGGCCTGCCGATCGCCATCAAGGCGGCGTTCGGCGGTGGCGGCCGCGGCCTGAAGGTCGCCCGCACCCTGGAGGAGGTCCCCGAGCTGTACGACTCGGCGGTCCGCGAGGCCGTCGCGGCGTTCGGCCGGGGCGAGTGCTTCGTCGAGCGGTACCTGGACCGGCCGCGGCACGTGGAGACCCAGTGCCTGGCGGACCAGCACGGCAACGTCGTCGTCGTGTCGACGCGTGACTGCTCCCTGCAGCGCCGTCACCAGAAGCTGGTCGAGGAGGCCCCCGCGCCGTTCCTGACCGACGAGCAGAACGCGCAGCTGTACCGGGCGTCGAAGGCCATCCTCAAGGAGGCCGGGTACGTCGGCGCCGGCACGGTCGAGTTCCTCGTCGGCAACGACGGCACGATCTCCTTCCTGGAGGTCAACACCCGCCTCCAGGTCGAGCACCCGGTGACCGAGGAGGTCACCGGCATCGACCTGGTCCGCGAAATGTTCCGCATCGCCGACGGCGAGGAGCTGGGCTACGACGACCCGCCGGTGCGCGGCCACTCGTTCGAGTTCCGCATCAACGGCGAGGACCCGGGCCGGGGCTTCCTGCCCGCCCCCGGCACGGTCACGCGGTTCTCGCCGCCGTCCGGCCCGGGCGTCCGGCTCGACGCGGGCGTGGAGTCGGGCAGCGTCATCGGCCCCGCCTGGGACTCGCTCCTGGCGAAGCTGGTCGTGACGGGCGCGACGCGCCGGCAGGCGCTGGAGCGGGCGCGGCGCGCGCTGGCCGAGTTCCACGTGGAGGGCATGGCCACGGCCATCCCGTTCCACCGGGCGGTCGTCGCCGACCCGGCCTTCGCGCCGGAAGAGGGCCCGTTCACGGTGCACACGCGCTGGATCGAGACCCAGTTCGTCAACGAGATCCCGCCCTTCACCGCCCCGGCCGACACCGAGGCGGAGGACGAGGAGACCACCGGGCGCGAGACGGTCGTCGTCGAGGTGGGCGGCAAGCGCCTGGAGGTGTCGCTGCCGTCGTCGCTCGGCATGAGCCTGGCCCGTACGGGTCTGGCGGCGGGCGCGAAGCCCAAGCGCCGCGCGAAGCGGAAGTCCGCGGCGGCCGCCTCCGGCGACACCCTGGCCTCCCCGATGCAGGGCACCATCGTGAAGGTGGCCGTCGAGGAGGGCCAGGAGGTCAAGGAGGGCGACCTGATCGTCGTCCTGGAGGCCATGAAGATGGAGCAGCCGCTGAACGCGCACCGCGCGGGCACGGTGAAGGGCCTGTCGGCGGAGGTCGGCGCGTCCGTCACGTCGGGCGCCCCGATCTGCGAGATCAAGGACTGA
- a CDS encoding Maf family protein — protein MTAQRRRLVLASASPARLGLLRQAGMAPEVIVSGFDESKVTAPTPAELALALAEAKSSLVAARPEASGALVVGCDSVLELDGRALGKPADAEEAVARWKAMRGRVGVLQTGHCVHDTAAKRYASATASTVVRFGEPTDEEIAAYVASGEPLNVAGAFTLDGRSAPFIDGVDGDPGNVIGLSLPLLRRLLAELGVSVTDLWS, from the coding sequence ATGACTGCTCAGCGCCGCCGCCTCGTGCTCGCCTCCGCGTCCCCCGCCCGCCTCGGACTGCTGCGTCAGGCCGGCATGGCGCCGGAAGTCATCGTCAGCGGCTTCGACGAGAGCAAGGTGACGGCGCCGACCCCCGCCGAGCTGGCCCTGGCGCTCGCCGAGGCGAAGTCGTCCCTCGTGGCGGCCCGCCCGGAGGCGTCGGGCGCGCTCGTCGTCGGCTGCGACTCGGTGCTCGAACTGGACGGCCGGGCACTCGGCAAGCCCGCCGACGCCGAGGAGGCCGTCGCCCGCTGGAAGGCCATGCGCGGCCGCGTCGGGGTGCTCCAGACCGGTCACTGCGTCCACGACACGGCGGCGAAGCGGTACGCGTCGGCCACGGCGTCGACGGTGGTCCGCTTCGGCGAGCCCACGGACGAGGAGATCGCCGCCTACGTGGCGAGCGGCGAACCGCTGAACGTGGCGGGGGCGTTCACCCTGGACGGCCGCTCGGCGCCCTTCATCGACGGCGTGGACGGCGACCCGGGCAACGTCATCGGCCTCTCCCTGCCCCTCCTGCGGCGTCTCCTGGCCGAGCTGGGCGTCTCCGTCACCGACCTCTGGTCGTAG
- the mmpB gene encoding morphogenic membrane protein MmpB, with protein MLWSDPDDEPPEEMRAMQAMLRRAGVLLALAMVVAMFAAGLR; from the coding sequence ATGCTGTGGTCCGATCCCGACGACGAACCGCCCGAGGAGATGAGGGCCATGCAGGCCATGCTCCGCCGGGCCGGCGTCCTCCTCGCCCTCGCGATGGTGGTGGCGATGTTCGCCGCGGGACTGCGCTGA
- a CDS encoding helix-turn-helix domain-containing protein: MTKRSDTGNTACAYRRAGTDPVHGIWGLKRLTEREREVLLLLGTGLGNRELARELGIAERTVKAHVARIVEKLGQQTRLQAAVLSVLAHDALCADPRCPRRHAVPPAALLRPSAA, encoded by the coding sequence ATGACCAAGCGGTCCGACACGGGGAACACGGCCTGCGCCTACCGGCGCGCCGGGACCGACCCGGTGCACGGGATCTGGGGCCTGAAGCGGCTGACGGAGCGGGAGAGGGAGGTGCTCCTCCTGCTGGGCACCGGCCTCGGCAACCGCGAGCTCGCCAGGGAGCTGGGCATCGCCGAGCGGACGGTGAAGGCGCACGTGGCGCGGATCGTGGAGAAGCTCGGGCAGCAGACGCGGCTCCAGGCCGCGGTGCTGTCGGTGCTCGCCCACGACGCGCTGTGCGCCGACCCGCGCTGCCCCCGCCGCCACGCCGTCCCGCCGGCGGCGCTGCTGCGCCCGTCCGCCGCGTGA
- a CDS encoding acyl-CoA carboxylase epsilon subunit produces MIKVVRGNPTPEELAAALAVVRARAAAVAAAGGGDAPRVPEAWSAPTRIARTATPPPGPRSWTRTYWPA; encoded by the coding sequence ATGATCAAGGTCGTACGGGGGAACCCGACCCCCGAGGAGCTGGCCGCCGCCCTCGCGGTGGTCCGGGCCCGCGCCGCCGCCGTGGCGGCCGCCGGGGGCGGTGACGCCCCCCGCGTGCCGGAGGCGTGGTCCGCGCCCACCCGCATCGCCCGGACGGCGACGCCGCCCCCGGGCCCGCGCTCCTGGACCCGCACCTACTGGCCGGCGTAG
- a CDS encoding acyl-CoA carboxylase subunit beta: protein MSERQEIDIHTTAGKLADLQRRIEEATHASSERAVEKQHAKGKLTARERIALLLDEDSFVELDEFARHRSTNFGLERNRPYGDGVVTGYGTVDGRPVAVFSQDFTVFGGALGETFGQKIIKVMDFALKTGCPVIGINDSGGARIQEGVSALGMYGEIFRRNTHASGVIPQISLVVGPCAGGAVYSPAITDFTVMVDRTSHMFITGPDVIKTVTGEDVGFEELGGARTHNTTSGVAHHMAADEKDAIEYVKSLLSYLPSNNLSEPPAFPEEADLDVTDEDRELDTLVPDSANQPYDIHTVIEHVVDDGEFLEVQGLFAPNIVTGFGRVEGFPVGVVANQPMQFAGCLDINASEKAARFVRTCDAFNIPVLTFVDVPGFLPGVDQEYGGIIRRGAKLIYAYAEATVPLITVITRKAFGGAYDVMGSKHLGADLNLAWPTAQIAVMGAQGAVNILHRRAIAAAPEDEREALRARLIQEYEDTLLNPYTAAERGYVDGVVMPSETRTQIVKGLRQLRTKRENLPPKKHGNIPL, encoded by the coding sequence ATGTCCGAGCGTCAAGAGATCGACATTCACACGACCGCGGGGAAGCTCGCGGATCTGCAGCGCCGAATCGAGGAGGCGACGCACGCGAGTTCCGAGCGTGCCGTCGAGAAGCAGCACGCGAAGGGCAAGTTGACGGCCCGCGAACGGATCGCCCTCCTCCTGGACGAGGACTCCTTCGTCGAGCTGGACGAGTTCGCCAGGCACCGCTCCACCAACTTCGGGCTGGAGCGCAACCGCCCCTACGGCGACGGTGTGGTGACCGGGTACGGGACGGTCGACGGCCGCCCGGTGGCGGTGTTCTCGCAGGACTTCACCGTGTTCGGCGGCGCGCTCGGCGAGACCTTCGGCCAGAAGATCATCAAGGTGATGGACTTCGCGTTGAAGACGGGCTGCCCCGTGATCGGCATCAACGACTCCGGCGGCGCCCGCATCCAGGAGGGCGTCAGCGCGCTCGGCATGTACGGCGAGATCTTCCGCCGCAACACCCACGCCTCCGGGGTGATCCCGCAGATCAGCCTGGTGGTGGGCCCGTGCGCGGGCGGCGCCGTGTACTCCCCCGCGATCACCGACTTCACGGTCATGGTGGACCGGACGTCGCACATGTTCATCACCGGGCCCGACGTCATCAAGACGGTGACCGGCGAGGACGTCGGCTTCGAGGAGCTCGGCGGCGCCCGGACGCACAACACGACGTCGGGCGTGGCCCACCACATGGCGGCGGACGAGAAGGACGCGATCGAGTACGTCAAGTCGCTGCTGTCCTACCTGCCGTCGAACAACCTCTCCGAGCCGCCCGCCTTCCCGGAGGAGGCGGACCTCGACGTGACGGACGAGGACCGCGAGCTCGACACGCTCGTCCCGGACTCGGCGAACCAGCCGTACGACATCCACACGGTCATCGAGCACGTCGTGGACGACGGCGAGTTCCTGGAGGTCCAGGGGCTGTTCGCGCCGAACATCGTCACCGGCTTCGGCCGCGTCGAGGGCTTCCCGGTCGGCGTCGTCGCCAACCAGCCGATGCAGTTCGCCGGGTGCCTGGACATCAACGCCAGCGAGAAGGCCGCGCGCTTCGTCCGCACCTGCGACGCGTTCAACATCCCGGTCCTGACCTTCGTCGACGTCCCCGGCTTCCTGCCCGGCGTGGACCAGGAGTACGGCGGCATCATCCGGCGCGGCGCCAAGCTGATCTACGCGTACGCGGAGGCCACGGTCCCGCTGATCACGGTGATCACGCGCAAGGCGTTCGGCGGCGCGTACGACGTCATGGGCTCCAAGCACCTCGGCGCGGACCTCAACCTCGCCTGGCCGACCGCGCAGATCGCGGTGATGGGCGCCCAGGGCGCGGTCAACATCCTGCACCGCCGGGCCATCGCCGCCGCCCCGGAGGACGAGCGGGAGGCGCTGCGCGCCCGGCTGATCCAGGAGTACGAGGACACGCTGCTCAACCCCTACACGGCGGCGGAGCGCGGGTACGTGGACGGCGTGGTCATGCCGTCGGAGACCCGGACGCAGATCGTCAAGGGCCTGCGTCAGCTGCGCACGAAGCGGGAAAACCTGCCCCCGAAGAAGCACGGCAACATCCCCCTGTAG
- a CDS encoding biotin--[acetyl-CoA-carboxylase] ligase: MTPPLGPVTGSAGRWSDLERPPLNAPALRRALVRPGALWTSLDVVGATGSTNSDLVARAAGLPEGAVLVAEEQTAGRGRLDRAWSAPARSGLFLSVLLTPDVPVGRLAWLPLLTGVAVATGLARAAGVDTALKWPNDLLVRVGGEERKAGGILAERAGDHGVVVGIGLNVTLRADELPVPTAGSLALADAVCTDRDPLLRAVLRSVEEWYRRWTAAGGDPAASGLQAAYAAGCATLGRTVRAELPGDRELTGEAVAVDGDGRLVVATADGSREAVGAGDVVHLRPAG; the protein is encoded by the coding sequence ATGACGCCCCCACTTGGTCCAGTCACCGGCTCGGCCGGCCGCTGGAGCGACCTCGAACGACCCCCGCTGAACGCCCCCGCGCTGCGCCGGGCCCTGGTCCGCCCCGGAGCGCTGTGGACCTCGCTCGACGTCGTGGGCGCGACCGGCTCGACCAACTCCGACCTGGTCGCCCGCGCCGCCGGGCTGCCGGAGGGCGCCGTCCTGGTCGCCGAGGAGCAGACCGCGGGGCGCGGCCGGCTCGACCGGGCCTGGTCGGCGCCGGCCCGCTCGGGCCTCTTCCTCTCCGTCCTCCTCACCCCGGACGTGCCGGTCGGACGGCTGGCCTGGCTGCCGCTCCTCACCGGCGTCGCGGTCGCCACCGGCCTCGCCCGGGCGGCCGGCGTCGACACGGCCCTGAAGTGGCCCAACGACCTGCTCGTCCGGGTGGGCGGGGAGGAGCGCAAGGCCGGCGGCATCCTCGCCGAGCGGGCCGGCGACCACGGGGTCGTGGTCGGCATCGGCCTCAACGTCACCCTCCGTGCCGACGAGCTGCCCGTGCCCACCGCCGGGTCCCTCGCGCTGGCCGACGCCGTCTGCACCGACCGGGACCCGCTGCTGCGGGCCGTGCTCCGCTCGGTGGAGGAGTGGTACCGCCGCTGGACCGCGGCCGGCGGCGACCCGGCGGCGAGCGGGCTCCAGGCGGCCTACGCGGCCGGCTGCGCGACGCTCGGCAGGACCGTCCGGGCGGAGCTGCCCGGCGACCGCGAGCTGACCGGTGAGGCCGTCGCCGTCGACGGCGACGGGCGGCTCGTCGTGGCCACCGCCGACGGCTCCCGCGAGGCGGTCGGGGCGGGCGACGTCGTCCACCTGCGCCCGGCCGGCTGA
- a CDS encoding adenylate/guanylate cyclase domain-containing protein produces the protein MTVDDANAGGAEHPTPHHVVDHTAEPTDNPLAIRLEQLILGAERRYTPFQAARTAGVSMDLASRFWRAMGFADIGQAKALTEADVLALRRLAGLVEAGLLSEPMAVQVARSTGQTTARLAEWQIDSFLEGLTEPPEPGMTRTEVTYPLVELLLPELQEFLVYVWRRQLAAATGRVVQAGDDDEMVDRRLAVGFADLVGFTRLTRRLEEEELGELVEAFETTCADLVAAHGGRLIKTLGDEVLFAADDAGTAAEISLRLIETLRGDDTMPALRVGIAFGTVTTRMGDVFGTTVNLASRLTSIAPKDAVLVDGALAEELARTGEAPVSEAQAAEEAARAEKEGRAPAPYRFALQPMWQRPVRGLGVIEPWLLSRREPKIPGETR, from the coding sequence GTGACCGTCGACGACGCGAACGCGGGCGGAGCGGAACATCCCACCCCCCACCATGTCGTCGACCACACGGCGGAGCCGACCGACAACCCCCTGGCCATCCGCCTGGAGCAGCTGATCCTCGGCGCCGAGCGGCGCTACACCCCCTTTCAGGCGGCCCGCACGGCCGGCGTCTCCATGGACCTCGCCTCCCGCTTCTGGCGGGCGATGGGCTTCGCGGACATCGGGCAGGCCAAGGCGCTCACCGAGGCGGACGTCCTGGCCCTGCGGCGGCTGGCCGGCCTGGTCGAGGCGGGGCTGCTCAGCGAGCCGATGGCCGTCCAGGTGGCCCGGTCGACGGGGCAGACCACGGCGCGGCTCGCCGAATGGCAGATCGACTCCTTCCTGGAGGGGCTGACCGAGCCGCCCGAGCCGGGGATGACCCGCACCGAGGTCACGTACCCCCTGGTGGAGCTGCTGCTGCCGGAACTCCAGGAGTTCCTGGTGTACGTGTGGCGGCGGCAGCTCGCCGCGGCGACCGGCCGGGTCGTCCAGGCGGGTGACGACGACGAGATGGTCGACCGGCGGCTCGCCGTGGGCTTCGCGGACCTCGTCGGCTTCACCCGGCTGACGCGCCGGCTGGAGGAGGAGGAGCTCGGCGAGCTGGTCGAGGCGTTCGAGACCACCTGCGCCGACCTCGTCGCCGCGCACGGCGGCCGGCTGATCAAGACCCTCGGGGACGAGGTGCTCTTCGCCGCCGACGACGCGGGGACCGCCGCCGAGATCTCCCTGCGGCTCATCGAGACGCTGCGGGGCGACGACACCATGCCCGCCCTCCGCGTCGGCATCGCCTTCGGCACGGTCACCACCCGCATGGGCGACGTCTTCGGCACGACGGTGAACCTCGCGAGCCGGCTCACGTCGATAGCGCCGAAGGACGCCGTGCTGGTCGACGGGGCCCTGGCGGAGGAGCTGGCCCGTACGGGCGAGGCGCCCGTGTCCGAGGCGCAGGCGGCGGAGGAGGCGGCCCGCGCGGAGAAGGAGGGCCGGGCCCCGGCCCCGTACCGCTTCGCCCTCCAGCCCATGTGGCAGCGGCCGGTCCGCGGCCTCGGCGTCATCGAACCCTGGCTGCTGTCGCGGCGGGAGCCTAAGATCCCCGGTGAGACGCGATAA